The genomic segment GGTGGGGCGGCCAATGTGGCTCGAAATTTGACGTCCCTGGGGGCGCGGGCGGAGATGGTTGGAGTGATCGGGCGCGATGCCGCGGGTGTGCAGCTTCGGGGCTTGCTCGAGCAGCACCGTGTCGATTGTTCGGCGCTTTTTCCTTCGCAATCGCGGATGACCATCAAGAAGACGCGCATTATCGCGCATCAGCAGCAAGTCGCGCGGGTGGATCGGGAGCGCATTCTGCCCCTGACACGGCACGAGCACGGGAGATTGTGGGACGCGGTGTCCGAGCGTTTGCCCGGCGTCGATGCGGTGATCGTCGGAGACTACGGGAAGGGGCTTGTGACCCAGGCTTTCTTGGATCAGTTGACCATGGCTTGCCGGGAACGAGGGGTGTGGTTGAGCCTTGATCCCAAGCCGATCCACGCGCTGGAGCTGGGAGGTTTATCCTTGCTGACTCCGAATCGGAAGGAAGCGTTCGAGTTGGCGGGACGTGTGGACGATCAGCGCCAGGCGAATCCTTTGGTGGACGCGCCCTTGCTGGAGGTTGCGGACTGTTTGTTGCAGAAGCTTAAGCCGGCCTTGCTTCTGGTGACGCTGGGTGACCAAG from the Verrucomicrobiota bacterium genome contains:
- a CDS encoding carbohydrate kinase, with translation MLDQFVHGRVRRISPEAPVPVVEFERESFMPGGAANVARNLTSLGARAEMVGVIGRDAAGVQLRGLLEQHRVDCSALFPSQSRMTIKKTRIIAHQQQVARVDRERILPLTRHEHGRLWDAVSERLPGVDAVIVGDYGKGLVTQAFLDQLTMACRERGVWLSLDPKPIHALELGGLSLLTPNRKEAFELAGRVDDQRQANPLVDAPLLEVADCLLQKLKPALLLVTLGDQGMLLCQRGEPAVYIPTAAREVFDVSGAGDTVIGAFTLAVAAGASPLEAAILSNHAAGVVVGKFGTATVSPGELAARFRRSS